One region of Diabrotica undecimpunctata isolate CICGRU chromosome 6, icDiaUnde3, whole genome shotgun sequence genomic DNA includes:
- the LOC140443381 gene encoding uncharacterized protein, whose translation MDLKIMYLFLSYLASTMAQEDWEKHCNKCHCLWVSGKKSANCAARNFDTIPNDLSGDIREVDFSNNFFYSLDQRVFENAHLVNIHKLKLQNCTIEKIHQWAFTGLGLVIELDLSTNNIVTLNKYVFRPTVRLRTLILSQNRIQILEDELFSNLTYLQKVLLDHNEIETVSQETFRNLPNLKFVSLSFNKIERITFDIKEQLPKLSSLNVENNRWMCDCELDIFRRSVKNNKLITDKVICSGPKRLENQSWLEDSVVFACSPKIVDVGPYSTVQAATNNVTLTCKVIGDPTPDVDWINNGLIIERDPRKDKQKYFTFKETIGGYTWNNLTIVNLNYKDKGEYKCIAKNPGGYTERNITLDILPGALTGGGIVGTLSTSTTLVIGLTVGLIILLFLVLIALFCFCRRSTHGFYSKRRPNATTSEEYINMSTGQAEIKKGLITDVNPVTKPPRTSVSPSVVSGGTEVSDVKKTLLDNESVFDGDEDSRSFDFDQPHRKGQIMLDTGPNHYPPDLLPFPPRLAQVSPAGSSASTVADTTRLPPTHGPQSPLHSPIYDQLNLYRTLPYSRSHSPFVGPPARIPRTGYVTIPRRPRMQSWSSEPPNVDELIAEPLYDNLGARTTADGGTSTLSLNKLDSTASTPRSIRLLPLSPTNCDPIAESHESPPSQPLASQTLPRNLHATKLTPSKLQWTKDNADALRSPEKRNSMSSLPADGQPIKKIPPRPPPKPKKRISTGPLFEDEGEDGTEV comes from the exons ATGGATCTCAAAATCATGTATTTATTCTTAAGTTACCTGGCTTCGACCATGGCGCAAGAAGACTGGGAAAAACACTGCAACAAATGCCATTGTCTGTGGGTGAGCGGGAAGAAATCTGCAAACTGCGCAGCAAGAAACTTTGATACCATTCCAAATGACTTAAGCGGCGATATTAGAGAAGTTGACTTTTCCAACAACTTCTTCTACTCGTTGGATCAAAGGGTGTTCGAGAATGCCCATTTAGTAAATATACATAAATTAAAACTACAAAATTGTACCATAGAGAAAATCCACCAGTGGGCTTTTACTGGTTTAGGCTTAGTGATTGAGCTAGACTTAAGTACAAACAATATTGTTACGCTGAACAAATATGTATTTCGACCTACTGTTAGATTAAGGACTCTAATATTAAGCCAAAATAGGATACAAATATTAGAAGATGAACTATTTTCTAATTTGACTTATCTTCAAAAAGTTCTATTGGACCACAACGAAATTGAGACGGTTTCGCAGGAGACATTTCGAAACCTTCCAAATTTAAAATTCGTCTCTTTGTCATTTAACAAAATTGAGAGAATTACTTTCGATATAAAAGAGCAGTTGCCAAAATTGTCCAGCTTGAATGTCGAGAACAACCGGTGGATGTGTGACTGTGAGCTCGACATTTTTAGACGGAGcgtgaaaaacaataaattaatcaCTGATAAAGTCATATGCTCTGGTCCCAAAAGACTAGAAAACCAGTCATGGCTTGAAGACTCCGTAGTTTTTGCATGCTCTCCAAAAATAGTAGATGTAGGACCATACAGTACGGTTCAAGCTGCTACAAACAATGTTACTCTTACATGTAAAGTTATAGGCGACCCAACTCCGGATGTAGATTGGATTAATAATGGACTTATAATTGAACGAGACCCTAGAAaagacaaacaaaaatattttacgtttaagGAAACCATCGGTGGTTATACTTGGAATAACTTGACTATcgtaaatttaaattacaaagACAAAGGAGAGTATAAGTGCATCGCTAAGAATCCTGGTGGATATACCGAAAGAAATATTACTCTAGATATCCTTCCAGGTGCACTAACTGGTGGTGGAATTGTTGGAACACTATCAACAAGCACGACTCTCGTAATTGGACTTACCGTTGGCCTTATTATACTTCTATTTCTTGTACTGATTGCGCTGTTCTGCTTTTGTAGAAGAAGTACTCATGGATTTTATTCAAAGAGAAGACCCAATGCTACTACGTCAGAGGAATACATAAATATGAGCACTGGGCAGGCAGAGATTAAAAAAGGACTTATTACTGATGTTAATCCAGTTACAAAACCGCCTCGTACATCAGTTTCACCGTCAGTTGTTAGTGGAGGAACTGAAGTCAGCGACGTTAAGAAGACTTTATTGGATAACGAATCTGTTTTTG atGGCGATGAAGATTCCCGATCCTTTGATTTCGACCAGCCCCATCGAAAAGGTCAAATTATGCTGGACACTGGACCTAATCATTACCCACCAGATCTACTACCATTTCCTCCTAGGTTGGCTCAGGTCTCACCTGCTGGAAGTTCCGCATCTACTGTTGCAGATACAACCCGTCTTCCGCCAACACACGGTCCACAGTCCCCTCTTCACAGTCCAATCTACGATCAACTGAATCTTTACCGTACCTTGCCATACTCCAGATCCCATTCTCCGTTTGTAGGACCCCCAGCTAGAATACCTCGAACAGGATACGTTACAATTCCAAGACGCCCAAGGATGCAAAGTTGGAGCTCTGAGCCTCCCAATGTTGATGAGCTGATAGCGGAACCATTATATGACAATCTGGGTGCCAGAACTACTGCCGACGGAGGTACTAGTACTTTGTCTTTAAACAAATTGGACAGCACTGCGAGTACTCCAAGATCCATTCGACTTTTGCCTCTGAGTCCAACAAACTGCGATCCAATCGCTGAGAGTCATGAGTCTCCTCCCAGCCAACCTCTTGCCAGTCAAACTCTCCCTAGAAATTTACATGCCACCAAATTAACGCCATCGAAGCTCCAGTGGACGAAAGACAACGCAGATGCTTTACGTAGCCCTGAAAAGAGAAATTCCATGTCTTCCTTGCCAGCTGACGGACAGCCAATTAAGAAAATTCCTCCAAGGCCACCACCAAAACCTAAGAAACGTATTTCTACCGGACCACTGTTTGAGGACGAAGGGGAAGATGGAACGGAAGTGTGA